One Cohnella candidum genomic region harbors:
- a CDS encoding S-layer homology domain-containing protein encodes MKKRGSLWLKWALSLMLVAAWIGNLGIRTAEAAVPAFPGTGSGTAADPYVITTVNGLDWTRNTLSATPKPYFKLGADIDLAGLEWTPIAPDYSGYFNGTLDGNGYTIKNLTIAHNTATLTGLFGQLNGATIMNLNLSNVNVSGSQTGGLAGIMTFNTTVTNVRVTGSVSGTGLTGLLSGAAYYGTKISYAYVTGNSTTSASTAGGVVGELRHTSVIENTDVNATIGNAGYYGGVVAGEQYNGGTIRNVRAIGDLTGIKNQNKSAGSYGGLMGRADQYGIVTNSFASVSGMPSIGGGLCGTGVTVPAVTYSYWDTDVSGITANCTGTGAAGKTTVEMKTASTFADWDSSAWLLEDGQYPKPIFLPAVLIDSSATAATGSGTVQVRDFSANGSPLVESKWATGDLTGNKAAGLAAFRTGGTSFTGTFDVPGPGTYTVYLKNADGGESMKAFTVRSAALAGLTVKEGSGSDIPVSYNVAMATYSAFTSTSVSSVKLFPVTLDPTAAVTVKDENGTTLSGNKSTGYTDPNVHDGKNRYTLKVTSGTAVNTYYLEVYKISQLAISLTASPTAPASSVEVTSNVYGDSNGVSEMRWAAGDKTVSDFSNPAFGNDFTSQMTVTDGVYEAKFTVTANGTYSVYVQDNYGAAYVQTIAISNIQNVNGDTPSTTPSTNDESTGFRVIVNGQPQDRIATGSTRKENGQTVLTATVDTSKLSAQLAKESDKPVVIIPVTQSVDKVTAVLTGEAVKALENKNAVLEVQTPVGTYKLPASEVFIDKISDQLGEPPALTEIVVHVDIAKSDDSKVKLLESRTDETGFEVVVPPVDFTVTATYNGKTVNLDKFSAYVEREIPLPEGVDPSKITTAIVLDADGTTRHVPTYVTKRDGRYYAVVNSLTNSTYSLVWHPVAFKDLSGHWAQEAVNDMGSRMVVSGVNETSFGPDQAITRAEFAAIMVRALGLPETGGKVTFSDVSSDSWYAGAVGKAEEYGLLHGYRDGTFRPNNTITRQEAIYVLVQALKLTGWTAAEGSNSAALLSGFTDAAKVESWAKQAIAEAVQSGLVVGANEKIKPKNGITRAETAALVQRLLKTAKLIDNGTDQ; translated from the coding sequence ATGAAGAAACGCGGGAGTTTGTGGCTGAAATGGGCGCTTAGCCTGATGTTGGTTGCAGCATGGATAGGCAACCTGGGGATTCGGACCGCCGAAGCGGCAGTTCCAGCCTTTCCCGGTACCGGTTCGGGAACTGCTGCCGATCCTTACGTAATCACCACGGTGAATGGCCTTGATTGGACACGAAACACCTTAAGCGCGACGCCGAAGCCGTATTTCAAGCTGGGTGCGGATATCGATCTGGCAGGGCTTGAGTGGACGCCGATTGCACCTGATTATTCCGGTTACTTCAACGGTACGCTGGACGGCAACGGGTATACCATTAAAAACCTGACCATTGCCCACAATACGGCCACGCTTACAGGACTGTTTGGTCAATTAAACGGCGCGACGATCATGAATTTGAATCTGTCGAATGTGAATGTGTCGGGATCTCAAACTGGCGGGTTAGCCGGTATCATGACTTTCAATACGACCGTCACGAACGTAAGGGTAACCGGCTCCGTGTCCGGTACCGGCCTCACGGGTTTGCTTAGCGGAGCTGCCTACTACGGAACCAAGATTTCGTATGCCTACGTTACGGGGAATTCCACCACTTCCGCCTCTACCGCCGGGGGTGTCGTCGGAGAGTTGCGCCATACCTCCGTCATCGAGAATACGGACGTTAACGCCACGATAGGGAATGCCGGATATTATGGCGGCGTGGTCGCAGGAGAGCAATATAACGGGGGCACCATTCGTAACGTACGGGCAATCGGCGATCTCACGGGTATTAAAAACCAGAATAAGTCGGCAGGATCTTATGGCGGACTCATGGGGAGAGCCGACCAATACGGAATCGTCACGAACAGCTTTGCATCGGTTTCGGGAATGCCTTCGATCGGCGGAGGTCTGTGCGGCACCGGCGTGACTGTTCCAGCCGTTACATACAGTTACTGGGATACGGACGTTTCGGGTATCACGGCGAATTGCACGGGTACGGGCGCCGCAGGAAAGACAACGGTTGAAATGAAAACGGCCAGTACTTTTGCCGACTGGGATTCTTCTGCTTGGTTACTCGAGGACGGACAATATCCGAAACCGATTTTCTTGCCGGCTGTGCTGATCGACTCATCCGCCACGGCGGCGACCGGCAGCGGAACCGTGCAAGTCCGAGACTTCAGCGCTAACGGCAGTCCTTTGGTTGAATCGAAATGGGCGACGGGAGATCTGACAGGCAACAAAGCGGCCGGTCTTGCCGCATTCCGTACCGGAGGCACTTCGTTTACGGGTACGTTCGACGTTCCGGGTCCGGGCACATATACGGTCTATCTGAAGAACGCAGACGGCGGGGAGTCCATGAAGGCGTTCACCGTCAGGTCGGCGGCATTGGCCGGTTTGACCGTGAAGGAAGGCAGCGGTAGCGACATTCCTGTCTCCTACAATGTAGCCATGGCCACTTACTCGGCGTTCACCTCAACTTCCGTGAGTTCCGTCAAACTGTTCCCTGTGACGCTCGATCCGACGGCAGCCGTGACGGTGAAAGACGAGAACGGGACGACTCTGAGCGGAAATAAGTCAACCGGGTATACGGATCCCAACGTTCATGACGGCAAAAACCGTTATACGTTGAAGGTAACAAGCGGCACCGCGGTCAATACGTATTATCTGGAAGTCTATAAAATTTCTCAGCTAGCCATATCCCTTACCGCATCTCCGACGGCTCCGGCCAGCAGCGTTGAGGTCACCTCAAACGTTTATGGAGACTCCAACGGAGTATCCGAGATGAGGTGGGCGGCAGGGGACAAAACGGTTTCCGATTTTTCGAATCCGGCATTCGGCAACGACTTCACGAGCCAAATGACCGTGACGGACGGCGTGTACGAAGCTAAATTTACAGTTACGGCGAACGGAACTTATTCCGTATACGTGCAAGATAACTATGGTGCCGCTTATGTACAAACGATCGCAATCTCGAATATTCAAAACGTTAATGGGGATACACCCAGCACTACGCCTTCCACCAATGATGAATCTACGGGATTCCGCGTCATCGTGAACGGACAACCCCAGGACCGGATCGCAACCGGATCTACCCGCAAGGAAAACGGGCAGACGGTGCTGACGGCGACCGTGGATACATCCAAGTTGTCGGCTCAATTGGCCAAGGAATCGGATAAGCCGGTCGTCATTATTCCCGTCACGCAGAGTGTGGATAAAGTCACGGCGGTTTTGACGGGTGAAGCCGTTAAAGCCCTGGAAAACAAGAACGCTGTGCTCGAAGTGCAGACTCCTGTGGGTACGTATAAACTGCCCGCATCCGAAGTTTTCATCGACAAGATATCCGATCAACTCGGCGAGCCTCCGGCATTGACCGAAATCGTCGTTCACGTGGATATCGCCAAAAGCGACGACTCCAAAGTCAAGCTTTTAGAGAGCCGAACGGATGAAACGGGCTTCGAAGTCGTCGTTCCACCCGTGGATTTTACGGTTACGGCTACCTATAACGGCAAGACGGTGAATTTGGACAAATTCTCCGCTTACGTCGAGAGGGAAATCCCGCTTCCCGAAGGCGTGGATCCATCGAAGATCACCACCGCGATCGTGCTGGATGCGGACGGAACGACCCGGCACGTGCCGACCTATGTCACAAAGCGGGATGGCCGCTATTACGCTGTGGTAAACAGTCTGACCAACAGTACTTATTCGCTGGTTTGGCACCCTGTAGCTTTTAAGGACTTGAGTGGACATTGGGCTCAAGAAGCCGTGAACGACATGGGCTCTCGGATGGTCGTCAGCGGCGTGAACGAAACGAGCTTCGGACCGGATCAGGCGATCACCCGGGCGGAGTTCGCGGCAATCATGGTTCGTGCTCTGGGATTACCGGAAACAGGCGGGAAGGTTACGTTCAGCGACGTAAGCTCGGATTCCTGGTATGCAGGCGCGGTGGGCAAAGCGGAGGAATACGGACTTCTGCACGGATACCGCGACGGCACGTTCCGTCCGAACAATACGATTACCCGTCAGGAAGCCATATACGTGTTGGTGCAGGCACTGAAACTTACAGGATGGACGGCAGCAGAGGGCAGTAATTCCGCAGCTCTTTTGTCCGGATTCACGGATGCCGCTAAGGTGGAATCTTGGGCGAAGCAGGCGATTGCCGAAGCCGTACAGAGCGGTTTGGTCGTCGGAGCGAACGAGAAAATCAAACCGAAAAACGGCATCACGAGAGCCGAAACGGCAGCGCTCGTTCAAAGGCTGTTGAAGACGGCGAAATTGATCGACAACGGAACGGACCAATAA